One Hemibagrus wyckioides isolate EC202008001 linkage group LG09, SWU_Hwy_1.0, whole genome shotgun sequence DNA segment encodes these proteins:
- the smndc1 gene encoding survival of motor neuron-related-splicing factor 30: protein MSDELVKQLSSYRAQLQQVEAALSTDQDNEDLLKLQKDLQEVIELTKDLLTSQPAEGIASTNSSDAVPAKHSWKVGDRCMSVWNQDGQLYEAEIEEIDSENGTAAITFTGYGNAEVVPLHALKAAEQAKSSKEEGSKPKSKKEMQAEQREYKKKKAQKKVQRMKELEQEREDQKYKWQQFNNKAYSKNKKGQVKRSIFASPESVNGKVGVGTCGIADKPMTQYNDTSKYNVRHLMPQ from the exons ATGTCGGACGAATTGGTCAAGCAACTGAGTAGCTACAGAGCTCAGCTCCAGCAGGTGGAAGCAGCGCTCTCTACAGACCAAGATAATGAAGATCTGCTAAAGTTACAGAAAGACCTTCAG GAGGTGATCGAGTTGACAAAAGACTTGTTAACGTCTCAGCCAGCAGAGGGCATAGCTAGCACCAACAGCTCAGATGCTGTGCCAGCAAAACACAGCTGGAAAGTAGGAGATCGgtgcatgtctgtgtggaaCCAGGATGGACA GCTGTACGAGGCAGAGATAGAGGAGATCGACAGTGAGAACGGCACGGCTGCCATCACCTTCACTGGCTATGGAAATGCCGAGGTGGTGCCTCTGCACGCGCTCAAAGCAGCTGAGCAGGCCAAAAGCAGCAAGGAGGAAGGGAGCAAACCCAAATCCAA GAAGGAGATGCAGGCAGAGCAACGGGAATACAAGAAGAAAAAGGCACAGAAGAAAGTGCAGAGGATGAAAGAGCTGGAACAGGAGCGAGAGGACCAGAAATACAAATGGCAGCAGTTCAACAATAAAGCTTATTCAAAGAACAAGAAGGGTCAA gtaaAACGCAGTATATTTGCCTCTCCGGAGAGCGTGAATGGAAAAGTCGGTGTGGGTACGTGTGGAATTGCAGATAAACCCATGACTCAGTATAATGACACGTCCAAATACAACGTGAGGCATTTGATGCCACAGTAA